CCAGGGCCTTGGGCGCGCCGACCACGCGGGGGAGGCGCTGGGTGCCGCCCGCGCCGGGCAGGACGCCGAGTTTCACCTCGGGCAGGCCCAGCTGCGCGTCGGGGGTCGCCACGCGGTACGTGCAGCCCATGGCGAGTTCCAGCCCGCCGCCCAGCGCGGTGCCGTGAATGGCGGCGACGGTGGGTTTGGGGAACGCATCCAGTTTTTCGATGGTGCCGCGCAGGTCCGGCGCCTGCTCGCGGGGCATGTTGAAGGTTTTGATGTCCGCCCCGGCGACGAAGGTGCGCCCCCCGCCGATGATCACGACGGCCTTGACGGTGTCGTCTGCAGCGGCGGCGTCAAGGCCGGCCTTGAGGCCCTCGGGGACGCCGGGGCTGAAGGCGTTCACGGGCGGGTTCTGGATGGTCAGGATCAGGACGTCGTCCTGGCGGGACTGCGCGACGATGTTCTCGGTGCTCATGCGGGGCCTCCTGCGGGGCGGTCGGGTTGCGGGGTGCGGTGTGCGGCCCCAGCTTTCCATGAAAGGCCGGGACGGTCAAACACGTTCACGTTCAGAGTGTACGTTGACGTTCACTTTCGCGCAGGGGCGGGGTATGCTGCCGGGCATGACCGACAGTCAGACTGCCGCCACCCCGCAGGCCAGCATGCGCGCCATCCGCGTGGAACGCCTCGGGCCGCCCGACGTCATGCAGCTTCAGGACGCGCCCGTCCCCTCCCCCGCCCCCGGCGAGGTCCGCGTGCGGGTCGAGGCGGTCGGCATCAACTTCGCCGACGCGCTGGCCGTCGCCGGGGAGTACCTCACCCGCACCCGCGTGCCGTACACGCCCGGCATGGAATTCGCCGGGATCGTGGACGCCCTGGGTGAAGGCGTGCAGGGCGTGCAGGTCGGCACGCGCGTCGCCGCGCTGGGCGGCAGCGGCGCCATGGCCGAGTACGCCACCGTGCCCGCCGCCGCGCTGATCCCCGTCCCGCAATCCCTCAGCGGCGCGCAGGCCGCCGCGTTCCCCGTGTCGTACTTCACCGCGTACCACGGCCTGAAGACCCTCGGGCGCGGCGAGGCCGGCGAGTGGGTGCTCGTGCAGGCCGCCGCCGGGGCGCTGGGCACCGCCAGCATCCAGCTCGCCAAGGCCATGGGCATGAACGTCATCGCGCTGGCCAGCACCGACGAGAAACTGGACATCGCCCGCACCCTGGGCGCGGACGTCACGATCCTGCAGGACGACCCGGACCGCGTGAAGAAAGTCCGCGACGCAGCGGGCGGCAAAGGTGTGCCCCTGATCCTGGAGGTCGTGGGCGGCAAACGCTTCCAGGAGAGCCTCGACATGGCCGCCAGCCGCGGCCGGATCATCGTGATCGGCAACGCCAGCCGCGAACAGGCGAACCTGCGCCCCGTGGAGCTCATGAAACGCAACCTGACCGTCACGGGCCTGTGGCTGACCAGCCTCATGAGCGACGCGCCCGCCACCCAGGAAGCCGCCCGCGCCCTGGCCGACCTGGTCGGCAGTGGCAAGGTCGTCCCGCAGGTCGGCCCCACCTACGCCCTGGATCAGAGCGTGCAGGCCTTTACGGACCTCCTGAACCGCCGCACGACCGGCAAGGTCATCATCGAACCCGGCCGCTGACGGACATCCGCACAGAGAGCGCCACGTTCGACGCCCCTCCGCCGCGGGGGGCGTTTTCTGCTGCCATTCCTAGCCCGGCCCGACTCCGATCACGGGCTGATCATGCCCCGGAAGGCACAGTGCAGGCCAGCCCCGCTAACGCGCCCATAACGCGCGGGCGGGCACACTCGGTTTCACTCGTCCTCTCATCCATCCGGAGCGTCCCTGCCATGATCCCCACCCTGTTCCCAGACCGTCACCCCGTCGCGTTCCTCGTTCACCCCCGCACCGACGTCGCCGCCGATCTGGGCGGTATCTGCCGCCCGCTGGGCTGGGTGCCGAACGGCGTGTACGCGGCCGCGCTGCGCCGCCTGGAGTTCCCCAGTCCGGTCACGGGCACGATTCGCTTCGCGGACGACCCGGCCCGCACCGCCGGGTGGCTGATCACGGTGCCCCTGACGCCCCGCGACCTGCTGAGTGGCGGGCGGCGCGCTCAGCGGATCATCGGGCGGGCCGTGGACCGCGCCGCGCAGCTCGGCGCGCGCACCGTCGGGCTGGGCGCCCTGACCGCCCCGGCCACGGCGGGCGGCGCGGCCCTGCGGCACCGGACGGACATCGGCGTGACGAACGGAAACGCGTTCACGGCCGCCATGACCCTGCTGGGCGCACAGCGGCTGCTGGACGACCTGCCGGGCGACGCGCTGGTGGCGGTCGTGGGCGCGACCGGCAGCGTCGGCGGCTGCCTGACGCGGCTGCTCGCCGAGAGAACGCCGAATCCGCTGCTGCTCGTCGCGCGGAACGAGGCGCGGCTGCGGTCCCTGCGGGCCAGTCTCCCGGCCGGGCGGGCGGTCGCCACGACCGACCTGGACCGCGTGCGGGACGCGGACCTCGTGATCCTGCTGACGAGCGCCGAGGACGCCCTGCTGGGCTCCCGGCACCTGAAACGCGGCGCGGTCGTCCTGGACGACACCCAGCCGCGCAACACCCGCCCGGAGCTGCTGCTGGAACGCCCGGACGTGCGGATCGTGGACGGCGGACTGGTCAGCGTGCCCGGCGTGCAGCGGCGCGGGTTCATCGGCCTGCCGCCCGGCGTGGCGTACGCCTGCCTCGCCGAGACGCTCCTGCTGGGCCTGTGCGGGCACCGGGGGCACTACTCGCTGGGCAGCCCCAGTCCCGAGCAGGCGACGCTGCTGCTGGACGTGGCGCGGCAGGCGCGGCACCTGGGGTTCACGCTGGCCGCCCCTCACTCATTCGGGCAGCCGGTCACCGTGACCCGCCGCTTCGAGCCGCCCCTGCCCGCCGGGGTGGTCCCGCAGGACCGCCAGCGGGGCGAGGTGGTCGCGTGAACGCCCCCGCTCCCCGAAGTCCGGTCACGCGGGTGGTCGTCGTGGGCGGCGGGTACGTGGGCCTGGACGCCTGCCGGGCCCTGCGGCGCGGCGCGCGGCGGCAGCTGGCACGGGGCGAGGTGCAGGTCACGGTCGTGAATCCCACCCCGTACCACACCTTCCACGGGTTCACGGGCGAGGCGCTGGGCGGGCAGCTGGCCCTGTCGCGCACGCTGACGCCCCTGCGGCCCCTGCTGCCCGGCACAGAGGTCGTGCAGGGCACGGTCACGCGGGTGGACCTGACCATGCAGCGCGTGCAGGTGCGCGTCCCGGGCGCGGAGGCGACGTGGCTGCCGTTCGATCACCTGATCCTGGGAGTGGGCTCCGTGGACCCGTTCGGGCGCGTGCCGGGCCTGCGCGAGCACGGCTGGACGCTGAAACGCCCGCAGGACATGCAGGCGTTCCGCGCGCAGGTCGGGCTGCGGTTCGCCGCGCGCACCCCCACGACGATCAACGTGATCGGCGGCGGGTACGCCGGCGTCGAGATGGCCGCCGCGCTGCGTGAACGCCAGCAGCGCGAGGGCCTGCCGGGCGACGTGCACCTGATCAGCGCCGGAGGGGTGCTGGACACCCTCCCGCCCGAACTGGCGGGACTGCGCGCCCACGCCCGCGCGTCCCTGGAGGCGCTGGGCGTGCAGCTGCACGAGCACACCCGCGTGCAGGCCGTCGAACCGCTCGGCGCGCGCCTGGAGGGCGGCACGCTGCGCCGCGCGGACCTCACGCTGCTGGCCGCCGGGATCGCGCACACCGCCCTGCCCGGCACGGAAGGACTGCCCCGCGACGAACGGGGCCGCCTGCTGACCGACGAGTTCCTGCGCGTGACCGGCTGCCATAACGTCTGGGCCGGTGGGGACGCGGCGTGCGTCCGCCAGCCGCGCGGCGAGGACCCGGCGAACGCCCTGTACGCCATGAAACACGGCCAGTGCATCGGCCGGAACGTGGCCCGCAGCGTGCGCCGCCTGCCGCTGCGGCCCTTCCGGTACGGCGGGCTGGGGCAGAGTGCCAGCCTGGGCCGCTGGAACGCCATCACCGAACTGCGCGGCGTGACCTTCACCGGACCGGTCGCGTGGCTGATGCGCCTGCTGTTCTTCACGTGGTTCATGCCCAGCAAAGCGCAGGGAGGACGGGTCCTCCGGGACCTGCTGCGGCCCCCCGCCACCCCGCACGCCCCACTGACCGTCCCCGACGCCATGAGCGCCGCCGACTGACCAATCAAGACTGGTGGGCTGCAGGTCCCGTGGAATCCCCCCACGACCCACAGCCCACCTCCCTCAACCCCTTACTGCGTGAAGAAGCGCAGCAGGGGCCGCCACCAGGGGATGCCGAGCAGGATGGTCACGAGGCTCAGCGCGGTCCAGAGGGTCGCGGCGCGGAACTTGCCCTGGTCGGTGGGGGCCTTGCGGGCCTGCACGCTGGCGAGGGTGCCGAACACGGCGGCGATGATGCCCAGGCCCAGGTGCTCCCACTGGAAGCTGGCGCGCGGCGCACCGGCGAACACGGGGATGTTCTGCATGCCCATGAACGCGAACAGCAGCAGGCCCAGCACGACCTGCAGGTGCAGGCTGCCCATGAACATCACGACCGGGCGGCGGTCGGCGGGCGTGAAGGTCCGCCCGCCGGACGCGCCGGGCACGGTGCGGATCAGCGTCCAGATGCCCGCGATCAGGATCAGCCAGCGGTTGAGGTTGTGGAGGGTCAGGAGCACGAGGTACAGGGTCGCCATGACCGAAAGCCTAACCTGACCGCTCGGTAAGCTCAAGGGACAGGTCGGGCTCCAGTCAGCGAGCCGCTCAGAACACGACGGTCTTGTTGCCGTACACGAGCACGCGGTCTTCCACGTGCGCCTTCACGGCGCGGGCCAGCACCTGCCGTTCCACGTCCCGCCCGATCCGCATCAGGCTGTCGGGCGTCTCGCGGTGCGTGACGGGAATGACGTCCTGCGCGATGATCGGCCCGGCGTCGAGTTCCTCGGTGACGTAGTGGCTGGTCGCGCCGATGAGTTTCACGCCCCGGTTGAACGCCGCGCGGTAGGGGTTCGCGCCGACGAACGCCGGGAGGAACGAGTGGTGAATGTTGATCACGGGCCGCCCGAATGCGCGCAGGAAGTCCCCGCTGAGGATCTGCATGTAGCGGGCCAGCACGGCGAAGTCCGCGCCCGCCTCGTGCATCAGGCGGACCTGCTCGGCTTCCGCCTCGGCCTTGGTGTCCTTCGTGACGGGCACGACGTGGAAGGGAATGCCGAACATCTCCGCGTCGCGGCGCAGGTCATCGTGGTTGCTGATGATCAGCGGAATCTCGATGTTCAGTTCGCCCCGGCGCTTGCGCCACAGCAGGTCCAGGAAGCAGTGGTCGTAGCGGCTGACGAGCAGCGCCATGCGTTTGGGTTCCGTGGTGTACGCGACGCGCCACTCCATCCCGAAGGGCGCGGCGACGACGGTCGCGAAGGCCCGCTCGAACTGGTCCCGGGCGAGGTCCAGGCCCGCGAGGTGGAATTCCATGCGCATGAAGAACGTTCCGCCCGCCGGGTCGGTGCTGTGCTGGTCGCTGTGCAGGATGTTCGCGCCGTGGTTGTGCAGGAACTGCGAGACGGCCGCGACGATCCCGCCCCGGTCGGGGCAGGTGATCGTCAGGACGGCGGTGTTCAGGGGGTCGAGCGCGGCTGGTGGCACCGTCATATCCGGCGAGGATACCGCAGGCCCGCTGAAGGCACCGGCCCCTGTCTTGCCTGACGGCTGCCTTGCCTGTCGGCGAGGCGGGACGCCGTGGGGGCGCGCGGTGCTAGGCTCGCGGCCATGAGTGCAGATCTGCTTCCCTACGCCCCGGACCTTCACGCGGCCCTGCTGGCCGACTACTGCCTGTCGGCCGCGCCGGGCGAGCGCCTGCTGGTCGCCGGGGGGCAGGAGGCGACGCCGCTGATCCGCGCGGTGACGCGGGCGCTGCTCACGCGCGGCGCGCGGCCCGTGGTGCGCGTGGACTACCCGGGGCAGCTGGAGGACTTCGCGGAACTGGCCAGTGACGCGGTGCTGGACGCCATCCACCCGGCGGACCTGTCGGACGTGGAGGCGCTGGACGGCAGCCTGCGCGTCCTGACGCCCGCCGAGCCCCGGAGTGTGGACGCGGCGCGCCGGGCACGGCTGCTCGCGGCGAACGCGCCGGTCGCGTCGGCCCGCGCGCGGAGGAAGTGGAGCCTCACGCTGTACCCGACCGCGTACGCAGCGGCGCAGGCGGGCATGAGCGAGGCGCATTTCGGGGATTTCGTGATGCGCGCCATGTTCCTCGACCGCGCCGACCCGGTGGCCGCCTGGGGTGAGGTCCGCGCGACGCAGGCCCGCATCATCGAGCGCCTGACCCGCGCGGACGTCGTGCGGATCGAGGCGCCCGGCACGGACCTGAGCCTGCGCGTGGGGGGCCGCACCTGGGCGAACAGTGACGGCAAACGCAACATGCCCAGCGGCGAGGTCTTCACCGGCCCGCACGAGGACAGCGCCGATGGCGTCGTGACGTTCACGGTGCCCGCCGAGTACCAGGGCGTGATGGTGCGCGGCGCCCGCCTGGAATTCCGGGGTGGGCTGGTCGTGAACGCCAGTGCCGACGAGGGCGAGGCCGCCCTGCACGCCGCGCTGGACACCGATCCCGGTGCGCGGCGACTGGGCGAACTGGGCATCGGCACGAACGGGGGGATTCAGGTGCCGACCGGGAACATCCTGTTCGACGAGAAGATCGGCGGGACCGTGCACCTCGCGATCGGCAAGAGTTACCCGGAGACCGGCGGCGTGAACGCCAGCGCCGTGCACTGGGACCTGATCACCGACCTGCGACGGGAGGGCCGACTGAGCCTGGACGGCGAGGTCGTGCAGGAGAACGGACAGTTCCTGATCTGATCGGAGGGGCGTATCGCTGGACGCCTGCTGGTCTCATGTCCACTTCTGGACGCCGGATGAACCACCCATGAAGTGAATCTGACGGTCGCGTGAACACCCGTTCTGGTTGCGAGGAGCGGGGGCAGGTCAGACTTGAGTGGTGACCCCGCCGTGCCCGATCGAACGCCACCTGAGCCAGCCCGTCCCGGACTGGGCGCCGCTGGTGCAGGCGGCGTCCCCACTGCTGTTCGCCCTGGCCCGGCGGCACGACGTGCGCGACCCGGAGGAGTTCGCGTTTCAGGTGCTGCGCCGCGCCCTGGCCGAACGCCGGTGCTGGTCCCGTTCGGGCCTGCCGGGCCGGGTGTGGCTGTGCGGCCTGGCGCTGCAGGCGGCCCGCCCGGCCAGCCCCTCTCACCTGTCCGGCACGGCCGCCAGCTGACCCGAACACGACCCGCAGAGCCAACCCGCAGCGCGGACCACAGACGGAATCCGCAGGTGCATTACACACAAGGGAGGCGGCCCGCTCTACTCCGGAGCGGGCCGCCTCCTCTGCCGTGCGTTATACGGATTCCGTCTGTTTCGTTGACAACCCAAAACCGCACCGGGTTGCCAACTCCACGCCCGGAACCCGTTTTTCTCCTCCTCGCATCCGCTCGGGTTGAAAGATGTTGCACACCTTTCAACCGGAGTCCGTATTACTTCCTGTTGGGGTTGCTCAGGTCCTGCTCGGAGATGGCGCTGCCCTGCGCGGCGGCCTTCACGGTGCTGACCGGGGTGCGGCTCGTGGGGGCGGGCGCGGCGCTGCCGTCAGCGGACGCCTGCTGCGCATAGCTCTGGGCGCTGGCGGCAGGCGCGGTGCGGGTGAACGCGCCGACGCCGCTGCTGTAACTCGGGCTGACGTGCCCGCCGGGTCCCTTCTGGACGGTGCCGGGCTGCGCGTCGCGGTCGCGGGGCTGTCCGGCCTTGTCGAGCAGGTTGTCCGCGAAGGTTTCCAGGCGGGGCGTGACGACCTTGTCCATCAGGGTCTTCACGGCCAGCGTGCCCAGCGTGGCGACCAGGGCGCCGCCGACCCCGCCGCCCTTCTGGCTCTTCTGGGCTTTCATCAGGGCTTTCTGGTGCTTGGCGGGGCTCTGGGCGTCCACGTAGATCTTGCGGCTGCGGCGGAACTGACGGCCCACGACGATGCCCATCAGCGCGCCGACGGCGGAAGCCCCGCCGAGCATCTTCAGGGGGTCTTTCTGCATGTTGGCGTGCAGGCTGACCTGGCTGGTCAGGGCGTCGACGCTCTCCTGGAGGCGTTTGCGGGCTTCCTCGCGTTCGGTGAGGTACTCGGGCATGTCACTTGCCGCCTTTCTGCATGTCCTCGCGGAAGGTGGGGGTGGTGCTGACGCTGATCCCGGGGGCGTCCTTGAGCACCTTGGGTTCCTGCAGGTTGGGGTCGTGGTCGTGGTGCCCGCTGAGTTTCTTGTTCAGCCCGCTGCCGTAGTGGGAGGCTTCCCCGCCGGGTTTGCTCTCGTACACGGGCACGTTGACGGTGCCCTCCTCGGTGCGGACGGTGGCGACGCCGTCGGCTTCGTGCAGGACGCGGGTCTCACCGGCAGCGTGCTCCTGGGCGTCGCGGCGCAGTTCGACCTTCGGGCCGCTGCTGTTGTGCGAGTCGCGCGCGGCGTTGCTGCCGCTGGGCGCGGGGACGGGATTGACGGGCTGGCTGGGGGTGTGGTCGTCCATGCTGTCCCTCCGGGTGCGGGGTTCGTCCATGTGGACGTCCGCGCCGAGTTTCTTGATGCCCATGAAGATCAGGGCGCCGGTCACGACGAAGCTCAGGATCGCGATGATCAGCGCGGCGGCCCAGGCGCCCAGGCCCAGGCGCATCAGGCCGTAGAACACGGCCAGGATGATGAAGACCAGACCCAGGATGAGGGGACCGGTGGCGGCCAGCAGCAGCACCGCGCCGATGCCCTTGGCTTTGGCGATCTGACCGGCCTTGCGGGCGACGGCGCTGATCTCCGATTTGACGAGGGTCACGCCCGCGTCGAATACGTCGACCAGGGCGCCTCCCATGCTCTTGCGTTCTTCCATACTTCCTCCGGGTGAAGCCCTCACGTTTCATGAACGGGGGGCGTGAAGTGCCCCCAGCATAATGAACCTCGTGCCCCATGCCGCGCAGGCGAAAGAAAACCTGAATCCAGGCGCACATGCCCGGCCCCTGAGTGCCGCGCAGCGCAGCAACCTCTCGCCCGTGACGG
This region of Deinococcus sp. JMULE3 genomic DNA includes:
- a CDS encoding NADPH:quinone oxidoreductase family protein, producing the protein MTDSQTAATPQASMRAIRVERLGPPDVMQLQDAPVPSPAPGEVRVRVEAVGINFADALAVAGEYLTRTRVPYTPGMEFAGIVDALGEGVQGVQVGTRVAALGGSGAMAEYATVPAAALIPVPQSLSGAQAAAFPVSYFTAYHGLKTLGRGEAGEWVLVQAAAGALGTASIQLAKAMGMNVIALASTDEKLDIARTLGADVTILQDDPDRVKKVRDAAGGKGVPLILEVVGGKRFQESLDMAASRGRIIVIGNASREQANLRPVELMKRNLTVTGLWLTSLMSDAPATQEAARALADLVGSGKVVPQVGPTYALDQSVQAFTDLLNRRTTGKVIIEPGR
- a CDS encoding semialdehyde dehydrogenase, with amino-acid sequence MIPTLFPDRHPVAFLVHPRTDVAADLGGICRPLGWVPNGVYAAALRRLEFPSPVTGTIRFADDPARTAGWLITVPLTPRDLLSGGRRAQRIIGRAVDRAAQLGARTVGLGALTAPATAGGAALRHRTDIGVTNGNAFTAAMTLLGAQRLLDDLPGDALVAVVGATGSVGGCLTRLLAERTPNPLLLVARNEARLRSLRASLPAGRAVATTDLDRVRDADLVILLTSAEDALLGSRHLKRGAVVLDDTQPRNTRPELLLERPDVRIVDGGLVSVPGVQRRGFIGLPPGVAYACLAETLLLGLCGHRGHYSLGSPSPEQATLLLDVARQARHLGFTLAAPHSFGQPVTVTRRFEPPLPAGVVPQDRQRGEVVA
- a CDS encoding FAD-dependent oxidoreductase, translating into MNAPAPRSPVTRVVVVGGGYVGLDACRALRRGARRQLARGEVQVTVVNPTPYHTFHGFTGEALGGQLALSRTLTPLRPLLPGTEVVQGTVTRVDLTMQRVQVRVPGAEATWLPFDHLILGVGSVDPFGRVPGLREHGWTLKRPQDMQAFRAQVGLRFAARTPTTINVIGGGYAGVEMAAALRERQQREGLPGDVHLISAGGVLDTLPPELAGLRAHARASLEALGVQLHEHTRVQAVEPLGARLEGGTLRRADLTLLAAGIAHTALPGTEGLPRDERGRLLTDEFLRVTGCHNVWAGGDAACVRQPRGEDPANALYAMKHGQCIGRNVARSVRRLPLRPFRYGGLGQSASLGRWNAITELRGVTFTGPVAWLMRLLFFTWFMPSKAQGGRVLRDLLRPPATPHAPLTVPDAMSAAD
- the purU gene encoding formyltetrahydrofolate deformylase; the encoded protein is MTVPPAALDPLNTAVLTITCPDRGGIVAAVSQFLHNHGANILHSDQHSTDPAGGTFFMRMEFHLAGLDLARDQFERAFATVVAAPFGMEWRVAYTTEPKRMALLVSRYDHCFLDLLWRKRRGELNIEIPLIISNHDDLRRDAEMFGIPFHVVPVTKDTKAEAEAEQVRLMHEAGADFAVLARYMQILSGDFLRAFGRPVINIHHSFLPAFVGANPYRAAFNRGVKLIGATSHYVTEELDAGPIIAQDVIPVTHRETPDSLMRIGRDVERQVLARAVKAHVEDRVLVYGNKTVVF
- a CDS encoding aminopeptidase, whose amino-acid sequence is MSADLLPYAPDLHAALLADYCLSAAPGERLLVAGGQEATPLIRAVTRALLTRGARPVVRVDYPGQLEDFAELASDAVLDAIHPADLSDVEALDGSLRVLTPAEPRSVDAARRARLLAANAPVASARARRKWSLTLYPTAYAAAQAGMSEAHFGDFVMRAMFLDRADPVAAWGEVRATQARIIERLTRADVVRIEAPGTDLSLRVGGRTWANSDGKRNMPSGEVFTGPHEDSADGVVTFTVPAEYQGVMVRGARLEFRGGLVVNASADEGEAALHAALDTDPGARRLGELGIGTNGGIQVPTGNILFDEKIGGTVHLAIGKSYPETGGVNASAVHWDLITDLRREGRLSLDGEVVQENGQFLI
- a CDS encoding phage holin family protein, with product MEERKSMGGALVDVFDAGVTLVKSEISAVARKAGQIAKAKGIGAVLLLAATGPLILGLVFIILAVFYGLMRLGLGAWAAALIIAILSFVVTGALIFMGIKKLGADVHMDEPRTRRDSMDDHTPSQPVNPVPAPSGSNAARDSHNSSGPKVELRRDAQEHAAGETRVLHEADGVATVRTEEGTVNVPVYESKPGGEASHYGSGLNKKLSGHHDHDPNLQEPKVLKDAPGISVSTTPTFREDMQKGGK